In Caldisericia bacterium, a genomic segment contains:
- a CDS encoding GNAT family N-acetyltransferase — MIKIYEGVGEEIIPLFNSVTPELEVDIKKWRWKYIENPLKENLIAVFETDKGEIVGEEAIVPFKAYFKGKIVKIGHSVDSMVLENFRGRGIFKRLAIKTLEEGKTRGYYYFYGFPNKNSLPIYTKKLGWISFGYIRRWIFPLNLNILSTKFKIDLSILSSLFKFNKSLLKRKFNFIKVQNFSGVEKYLDNLKNHYDIFLLRDEEFLTWRYLSHPYYIYEIFKDDDSLFILRIKEVDIKRGTIEEFLYKNYESFSKLVSFSLRFFIENNVDLVDIWIKQGDPLERILFFKGFIPYQKRLIILYPFEKIHFSKNYFFNFSDLDVI, encoded by the coding sequence ATGATAAAGATATATGAAGGAGTTGGTGAGGAAATTATTCCTCTCTTTAATAGTGTTACTCCAGAACTTGAGGTTGATATTAAAAAGTGGAGATGGAAATATATTGAAAATCCACTCAAAGAAAATTTAATTGCTGTTTTTGAAACTGATAAAGGCGAAATCGTTGGAGAGGAGGCAATTGTTCCTTTTAAAGCATATTTTAAAGGAAAAATAGTAAAAATAGGACACTCAGTAGACTCTATGGTTTTAGAAAATTTTAGAGGAAGAGGAATCTTTAAAAGACTTGCAATTAAAACTCTCGAAGAGGGGAAAACAAGAGGTTACTACTACTTTTATGGATTTCCAAACAAAAACTCACTTCCAATTTACACAAAAAAGTTAGGCTGGATTAGTTTTGGGTATATAAGAAGGTGGATTTTTCCTCTTAACCTTAATATTCTCTCTACTAAATTTAAAATTGACCTTTCAATTCTATCATCTCTTTTTAAATTTAATAAATCTCTTCTTAAGAGGAAATTTAATTTTATTAAAGTGCAAAATTTTAGCGGAGTTGAAAAATATTTGGATAATTTAAAAAATCATTATGATATTTTTCTTTTAAGAGATGAGGAGTTTTTAACATGGAGATATCTTTCTCACCCATATTATATTTATGAAATTTTTAAAGATGATGATTCGCTTTTTATTTTAAGAATAAAAGAGGTTGATATTAAAAGAGGAACAATTGAAGAATTTTTGTATAAAAACTATGAATCTTTTTCAAAACTCGTCTCTTTTTCTTTAAGATTTTTCATTGAAAATAATGTTGACTTAGTTGATATTTGGATAAAGCAAGGAGATCCACTTGAAAGAATTCTTTTCTTTAAAGGATTTATTCCATATCAAAAAAGATTAATTATACTTTATCCATTTGAAAAAATTCATTTCTCAAAAAATTACTTCTTTAACTTTTCTGATCTTGACGTTATTTAA
- a CDS encoding carboxypeptidase-like regulatory domain-containing protein, protein MKNFKILLILILVFSLITIYGCKKEVKTSEILVTVIDNEGKPVQDVNLSLDGKSGKTDSQGKYTFSNIDFGKYKIRATKEEFEDFEDEIEISSAEKKEIKIVLNKKSEFEEIKNYSDIESFHVIAEFRTKEATSDQRIELITENFGKREYMKVTNLNTGELYTEIYSDEKIAKIRYSEKGEFYEMPREQIGSISESFHSLVNEYAKGIKDAFNQRIKIPQGSLEYSVRKIGTEKVNNYMTTKYEFRDEVIYQNEKTKVLYEIWVINSGKYKNFPTKLNAIMTFQDGSMLSYTINIFELGEAKIPKF, encoded by the coding sequence ATGAAAAATTTTAAAATTCTTTTAATTTTGATTCTTGTTTTTTCTCTTATAACTATTTATGGTTGTAAGAAAGAAGTAAAAACATCTGAAATCTTAGTTACTGTTATTGATAATGAAGGAAAGCCAGTTCAAGATGTTAATCTTTCACTTGATGGAAAAAGTGGAAAAACTGATTCTCAAGGAAAATATACTTTTTCGAATATTGATTTTGGTAAATATAAAATAAGAGCAACAAAAGAAGAATTTGAAGATTTTGAAGATGAAATTGAAATATCAAGTGCAGAAAAAAAGGAAATTAAGATTGTTTTAAATAAAAAGAGTGAATTTGAAGAGATAAAAAATTACTCTGACATTGAAAGTTTTCATGTTATTGCAGAATTTAGAACAAAAGAGGCAACTTCTGATCAAAGAATAGAACTCATAACAGAAAATTTTGGAAAAAGAGAATATATGAAAGTAACAAATTTAAACACTGGTGAACTTTATACAGAAATCTATTCAGATGAAAAGATTGCAAAAATTCGCTATAGTGAAAAAGGAGAATTTTACGAGATGCCAAGAGAACAAATTGGAAGCATTTCTGAAAGTTTCCATTCCCTTGTTAATGAATATGCAAAAGGAATAAAAGATGCATTTAACCAAAGAATTAAAATACCACAAGGTTCATTAGAGTATTCTGTAAGAAAAATTGGAACAGAAAAAGTAAATAATTATATGACAACAAAATATGAATTTAGAGATGAAGTAATATATCAAAATGAAAAAACAAAAGTGCTTTATGAAATTTGGGTTATTAATAGCGGAAAATATAAAAACTTTCCAACAAAATTGAATGCTATTATGACTTTTCAAGATGGAAGCATGCTATCTTATACAAT
- a CDS encoding ferritin family protein, whose amino-acid sequence MMSNIPFKLENLSKEEIEQEILRIGIIAELDAINLYEQLASLTKDEKLKDVFLDIAKEEKTHVGEFLTLLLLKDKEAKEELKNGENEVKEILSK is encoded by the coding sequence ATGATGTCAAACATTCCATTTAAGTTGGAAAATTTAAGTAAAGAAGAAATTGAGCAAGAAATTTTAAGAATTGGTATTATTGCTGAACTTGATGCAATTAATCTTTACGAACAACTTGCTTCATTAACTAAAGATGAAAAATTGAAAGATGTATTTTTAGACATTGCAAAAGAAGAAAAAACACATGTTGGTGAGTTTTTAACACTACTTCTTTTAAAGGATAAAGAAGCAAAAGAGGAACTTAAAAATGGTGAAAATGAAGTAAAAGAAATTTTATCAAAATAA
- a CDS encoding stalk domain-containing protein, which produces MVPVRFISEGLGAEVGWDGAIKTVTISMDSIEYLKSEINMNNE; this is translated from the coding sequence ATGGTTCCTGTTAGATTTATAAGTGAAGGGTTGGGAGCAGAAGTTGGTTGGGATGGTGCAATTAAAACTGTAACAATATCGATGGATTCAATTGAATATTTGAAGAGCGAAATTAATATGAATAATGAATAA
- a CDS encoding alanine racemase has translation MEIFDLSTPNILIDYDKLLRNIEEMANFAKKHNKKLRPMIKTHKSIEIAKIQKSFGISGIQCAKLSEAEIFADAGFDDIFISSEIIDIEKLRRAKKLNKKIKKLILSVDSIEGIKRVAEVFQDEEVYLRVEIDSGHHRCGIKPQDILVLYKEIEKYQNLKFEGIFTHGGQVYSSKNREDRERLSYEEANEVLKAKRILEENNIKCEVVSIGSTPSVFYSGKIDGITEIRPGNYVFYDFKQVNLGVQDIERCALLILSQVISKQENRAYIDAGSKVFGLDFLEIDHQKIYGYILDSPKSKLFALSEEHGWIIISEDSKINIGDKIKIIPVHSCITMSNFDHFYMVKGSEVIGKYKVDARGKFE, from the coding sequence ATGGAAATATTTGATTTATCAACTCCAAACATTTTAATTGATTATGATAAACTTTTAAGAAACATTGAGGAGATGGCAAATTTTGCAAAAAAACACAATAAAAAATTGAGACCAATGATAAAAACTCACAAATCAATTGAAATTGCAAAAATACAAAAAAGTTTTGGAATATCTGGTATTCAATGTGCAAAACTATCTGAAGCAGAGATTTTTGCAGATGCAGGCTTTGACGATATTTTTATATCAAGTGAAATTATTGATATTGAAAAATTAAGAAGGGCAAAAAAATTAAATAAAAAAATTAAAAAATTGATTTTATCTGTTGATTCTATTGAAGGAATAAAAAGAGTGGCTGAAGTTTTTCAAGATGAAGAGGTGTATTTAAGAGTTGAAATTGATTCAGGGCATCACAGATGTGGAATTAAACCTCAAGATATACTTGTTTTGTATAAAGAAATTGAAAAATATCAAAATTTAAAATTTGAGGGTATATTTACTCATGGAGGTCAAGTTTATTCATCTAAAAATAGAGAAGATAGAGAGAGGTTATCTTATGAAGAAGCAAATGAAGTTTTAAAAGCAAAAAGAATTCTTGAGGAGAATAATATTAAATGTGAAGTTGTAAGTATAGGATCAACTCCTTCTGTTTTTTATAGTGGAAAAATTGATGGAATAACAGAAATAAGGCCTGGAAATTATGTTTTTTATGATTTCAAACAGGTAAATCTTGGAGTTCAAGATATAGAAAGATGCGCTTTATTAATTTTATCTCAAGTGATTAGTAAACAAGAAAATAGAGCATATATTGATGCAGGATCAAAAGTTTTTGGTCTTGATTTTTTAGAAATAGATCATCAAAAAATTTATGGATATATTTTAGATTCACCAAAATCAAAACTTTTTGCTCTTTCTGAAGAACATGGATGGATTATAATTAGTGAAGATTCAAAAATAAATATTGGAGATAAAATTAAAATAATTCCAGTTCACTCTTGTATTACAATGAGTAATTTTGATCACTTTTATATGGTTAAAGGGAGTGAGGTTATTGGAAAATATAAAGTTGATGCAAGAGGAAAATTTGAGTAA
- a CDS encoding phosphohydrolase, which translates to MNENFKSKSLKNIGIEVEIPESYDFIETESLNYILDSLKNYPKALEMFNLLVNDPELRADWDLANFIAVKKLKYNDHGEVHAKIVCASALKMLDILLERGIIPDFIKEGGGDEDDEHLIVTSASLLHDIGNQIYRENHPLHSSYLAIPILERLLPKIYTDLENRTEVRGFILNSIYAHDADIPDLIIEAALVGIGDATDMTKGRGRMAYDLGSLSIHTISALSIERVLILKGEDKPIEILIEMSNSSGIFQVQEILGKKIIGGPLEDLITLKAEVTPTEGDYDKRIVRAITLKGRKFVTF; encoded by the coding sequence ATGAATGAAAATTTTAAGAGTAAAAGTTTAAAAAATATTGGTATTGAAGTTGAAATTCCAGAAAGTTATGACTTCATTGAAACAGAATCATTAAATTATATTCTTGATTCGCTTAAAAATTATCCAAAAGCACTTGAAATGTTTAATCTTCTTGTAAATGATCCAGAATTAAGGGCTGATTGGGATCTTGCAAATTTTATTGCAGTTAAAAAATTAAAATATAATGACCATGGAGAGGTTCATGCAAAAATTGTTTGTGCATCAGCATTAAAAATGCTTGATATACTCCTTGAAAGAGGTATAATACCAGATTTTATTAAAGAAGGTGGAGGAGATGAAGATGATGAACATTTAATTGTTACTTCTGCTTCTCTTCTTCATGATATTGGAAATCAAATTTATAGAGAAAATCATCCTCTTCATTCATCTTATCTTGCAATACCAATTCTTGAAAGGCTTCTTCCAAAAATTTATACAGATCTTGAAAATAGGACTGAAGTTAGAGGGTTTATTTTAAATTCAATTTATGCTCATGATGCAGATATACCAGATTTAATTATTGAAGCAGCACTTGTTGGAATTGGTGATGCAACTGATATGACAAAGGGAAGAGGAAGAATGGCTTATGATCTTGGAAGTTTATCAATTCACACAATCTCTGCCCTATCAATTGAAAGAGTTTTAATTTTAAAAGGAGAAGATAAACCTATTGAGATTTTAATTGAAATGAGTAATTCATCTGGAATATTTCAAGTTCAAGAGATACTTGGAAAAAAGATAATTGGTGGTCCACTTGAAGATTTAATAACCCTTAAAGCAGAAGTTACTCCAACAGAGGGAGATTATGATAAAAGAATAGTTAGAGCAATTACACTTAAAGGAAGAAAATTCGTTACATTTTAA